In Gimesia benthica, a single window of DNA contains:
- a CDS encoding cellulase family glycosylhydrolase, giving the protein MCMRSLAVIVCLWSTSYLQAAELEWIQVSADGKSFVTAESQQRFVPWGFNYDHDRKSRLLEDYWDKEWQEIEADFAEMKALGANVVRIHIQFGKFMSVPDQPRKEALKKLGDLLELAEQTGLYLDLTGLGCYHKQDVPAWYDALSDQGRWEAQTHFWSAVAKRCAGSPAIFCYDLMNEPVVHGGKKKGTDWLGPGFAGKHFVQRITLSPDERTRPEIAAAWIKTLSQAIREQDSKHLITVGMVPWSLERKGLQSGFVPEKVSAHLDFICVHLYPEKGKVDEAIETLKGFDIGKPLVIEETFPLKSSPEEFEQFMLESRKYAEGWIGFYWGQSLQEYQQGTTISDAIMARWLEFFKQNGSRFKETP; this is encoded by the coding sequence ATGTGTATGCGCTCGCTGGCTGTCATTGTCTGTCTCTGGTCTACTTCATATCTGCAGGCTGCTGAACTGGAATGGATTCAGGTCAGCGCGGATGGAAAATCGTTCGTGACCGCAGAGTCTCAGCAACGCTTTGTTCCCTGGGGTTTCAATTACGATCACGATCGGAAAAGCCGCCTGCTGGAAGATTACTGGGATAAAGAGTGGCAGGAGATCGAAGCCGACTTTGCCGAGATGAAAGCGCTCGGGGCGAATGTAGTGCGGATTCACATTCAGTTCGGCAAGTTCATGTCGGTCCCCGATCAGCCACGCAAAGAGGCCCTCAAGAAACTGGGTGATCTTCTGGAACTTGCGGAGCAGACCGGGCTCTATCTCGATTTGACCGGCCTGGGCTGTTATCACAAACAGGACGTGCCCGCCTGGTACGATGCTCTGAGCGATCAAGGCCGCTGGGAAGCTCAGACGCATTTCTGGTCAGCTGTCGCGAAGCGGTGTGCGGGGAGTCCGGCCATTTTCTGCTACGATCTGATGAATGAACCGGTGGTGCACGGCGGAAAGAAAAAAGGGACCGACTGGCTGGGGCCCGGGTTTGCAGGCAAGCATTTCGTGCAGCGGATTACGCTCAGCCCGGATGAGCGGACGCGTCCTGAGATTGCGGCAGCCTGGATCAAAACGCTCTCTCAAGCGATTCGCGAACAGGATTCAAAGCACCTGATCACGGTCGGCATGGTTCCCTGGAGTCTGGAACGAAAAGGGCTGCAGTCTGGTTTTGTACCTGAGAAGGTGAGCGCACATCTGGATTTCATCTGTGTGCATCTCTATCCCGAGAAAGGTAAAGTGGACGAGGCGATAGAGACGCTCAAAGGCTTTGATATCGGCAAGCCACTGGTGATTGAAGAAACGTTTCCGCTGAAGAGTTCCCCCGAAGAATTTGAACAGTTTATGCTCGAGTCGCGGAAATATGCGGAGGGCTGGATCGGCTTTTATTGGGGGCAGAGCCTGCAGGAATACCAGCAAGGGACCACGATAAGTGATGCCATCATGGCCCGCTGGCTGGAGTTCTTCAAACAGAATGGTTCCCGATTCAAAGAGACGCCGTGA
- a CDS encoding MBL fold metallo-hydrolase — protein MLPRREVFPHVIEINYQARQRLGCCVYLVFNDQNEWLLIDIGYEDTVSEIIEMIRQMDFPLANCKYLIATHADVDHIQGLSKAKELLPNAQVIAHPSAAKPLEEGDRISTYAEISAQGISIDMPACKVDWEVKEGDVIDLGGDVKLEVWHTPGHTDGQLAFRFGDLLFSGDNIYRDGCVGHIDAHHGSDIPDFIASLERIRDCDAKWLLPSHGPIFRNKRELLQSTIDRLNTYLHMADFGTCAVDWPLQDEWDEELLKGFDPETAE, from the coding sequence ATGTTACCCCGACGCGAAGTATTTCCCCACGTGATCGAAATCAATTATCAGGCCAGACAGCGTTTGGGGTGTTGTGTCTATCTGGTATTTAACGACCAGAATGAGTGGTTACTGATCGATATCGGCTACGAAGATACCGTTTCCGAAATCATCGAGATGATCCGGCAGATGGATTTTCCGCTGGCAAACTGCAAATATCTGATTGCCACCCACGCTGATGTCGACCACATCCAGGGGTTGAGTAAAGCGAAAGAACTTCTACCCAATGCCCAGGTTATCGCGCATCCCAGTGCAGCGAAACCACTGGAGGAAGGGGATCGGATCAGCACCTACGCCGAGATCAGCGCCCAGGGCATTTCAATCGATATGCCTGCGTGCAAAGTTGATTGGGAAGTCAAAGAAGGTGATGTGATTGACCTGGGGGGCGACGTCAAACTGGAAGTCTGGCACACCCCCGGACACACCGACGGACAGCTGGCCTTCCGTTTTGGCGATCTGCTGTTTTCCGGGGATAACATCTACCGGGATGGCTGCGTCGGTCATATAGACGCCCACCACGGTTCGGATATTCCTGATTTCATCGCGTCCCTGGAGCGGATCCGCGACTGCGACGCGAAATGGCTGCTCCCCAGCCACGGTCCTATTTTCCGCAATAAACGGGAACTCTTGCAATCAACCATTGACCGTTTGAACACATATCTGCATATGGCAGACTTCGGTACCTGTGCGGTCGACTGGCCTTTACAGGACGAGTGGGACGAAGAGCTGCTCAAAGGCTTTGACCCGGAAACTGCCGAATAA
- a CDS encoding FHA domain-containing protein → MPKFIIKTGKYQGKTLKLPAREVTLGRDPECEIRIPDPDVSRKHCQFSTREGTLYVVDLKSRNGTYVNDRVIQTETPLQPGDQLRVGPMLLELAGARKAISKPANLNPDQAAPLSDDDISTWLSEETPEGEPGESIGDTTIISTSQLPQPEAPVPKAKKEFHSIAEEAAEIIRQHWAKVARQKQEKQ, encoded by the coding sequence ATGCCCAAATTCATTATAAAAACAGGTAAATACCAGGGAAAAACGCTCAAACTCCCCGCAAGAGAGGTCACACTAGGACGCGACCCCGAATGTGAAATTCGCATCCCCGATCCAGATGTCAGCCGAAAGCATTGTCAGTTTTCGACCCGGGAAGGCACACTCTACGTCGTTGATCTGAAGAGTCGTAATGGCACCTATGTCAACGACCGGGTAATTCAGACAGAGACCCCGCTGCAGCCGGGCGATCAATTGCGCGTCGGACCAATGCTGCTTGAGCTGGCCGGCGCCCGGAAAGCCATTTCGAAGCCTGCTAACCTCAACCCCGACCAGGCGGCTCCCCTGTCCGATGATGACATTTCCACCTGGCTTTCTGAAGAAACGCCGGAAGGGGAACCTGGCGAATCGATTGGCGATACCACCATTATCTCCACATCACAGCTACCTCAGCCGGAAGCACCTGTTCCGAAAGCAAAGAAGGAGTTTCACTCGATTGCCGAAGAAGCGGCCGAAATCATTCGGCAGCACTGGGCAAAAGTGGCCCGGCAGAAGCAGGAAAAGCAGTGA
- a CDS encoding polysaccharide biosynthesis protein, whose amino-acid sequence MSEQREPQPHQRSWPRRLLNRMEVNRAVFYALVSRGWQFVSGPVTMLLIVAFFSSELQGYYYTFGALVALQTFVEMGMQVVTLYLTSHEWSKLEIDERGYLIGEEAALSRMRSLAALVLKWYSIAGLFFVGGIGIAGYWFFQSQPADGVYWQGPWYCIVGLTALTLVATPCLTLLDGCDQVSVTNRYRAFQSVTATLVVWIAISSGAGLWTSVAICAVRLFWELWLIGVRYRRFFASLLPARSGPGVSWSEEVWPLHWKLAIQAMATYFTSSFVIPLMFEYQGPEVAGQLGLTWTALLTLQMAAYSWMLSRAPLFGSLVAQNNLQEFKRVFWRLFQVSTQVLIVGGTLFCLIVWILQLLQGTELPESWSILQPLWDLVHKLQRRILPLYPTVLLALALIPIHIAQCVMAYIRPFKQEPFLFLNTGSQLITGGLVWYLGKTYGPVGAGWGFLLTGLLLTIPGFLFILKRFTQKQL is encoded by the coding sequence ATGAGCGAACAGCGGGAACCTCAACCACATCAGCGTAGCTGGCCTCGGCGACTCCTGAACCGCATGGAAGTCAACCGGGCCGTCTTTTATGCGCTGGTCAGTCGGGGCTGGCAGTTCGTATCAGGCCCGGTGACGATGTTGCTGATCGTCGCTTTTTTCTCCAGTGAATTGCAGGGCTATTATTATACCTTTGGTGCACTGGTCGCATTGCAGACGTTTGTCGAAATGGGAATGCAGGTCGTAACCCTTTATCTGACGAGCCATGAATGGTCGAAGCTGGAAATTGATGAGCGGGGATATCTGATCGGAGAAGAGGCAGCTCTCTCCCGGATGCGCAGTCTGGCGGCCCTGGTTCTTAAATGGTACAGCATCGCCGGACTGTTCTTTGTCGGAGGTATCGGCATCGCAGGTTACTGGTTCTTTCAGTCGCAACCTGCAGATGGCGTTTACTGGCAGGGCCCCTGGTACTGCATTGTCGGACTCACCGCGCTGACACTCGTCGCCACTCCCTGCCTGACACTGCTGGATGGCTGTGATCAGGTTTCGGTAACCAATCGCTATCGCGCCTTTCAGAGTGTCACGGCCACCCTGGTTGTCTGGATCGCGATCTCCAGTGGCGCGGGACTCTGGACCAGTGTTGCCATCTGTGCCGTCCGCCTGTTCTGGGAACTCTGGTTGATTGGCGTGCGCTATCGTCGTTTTTTTGCTTCCCTGCTGCCGGCACGCTCCGGCCCCGGCGTCAGCTGGTCGGAAGAGGTCTGGCCTCTACACTGGAAGCTGGCAATCCAGGCGATGGCAACCTACTTCACCAGTTCATTTGTGATTCCCCTGATGTTTGAATACCAGGGCCCGGAGGTCGCCGGCCAGCTGGGTCTGACCTGGACTGCCCTGCTGACACTGCAAATGGCCGCCTATTCCTGGATGCTGAGTCGGGCACCCCTGTTTGGTTCGCTGGTAGCCCAAAACAATCTCCAGGAATTCAAGCGGGTGTTCTGGCGTCTGTTCCAGGTCTCCACGCAGGTCCTGATTGTAGGAGGGACGCTGTTCTGTCTGATTGTCTGGATCCTGCAACTGCTCCAGGGAACGGAACTTCCGGAGTCCTGGAGTATTCTGCAGCCCCTCTGGGATCTGGTTCATAAATTACAGCGTCGGATTCTCCCCCTGTATCCGACGGTCCTGCTGGCACTCGCCCTGATTCCGATTCATATCGCCCAGTGTGTGATGGCGTATATCCGCCCCTTTAAGCAGGAACCCTTCCTGTTCCTCAATACCGGTTCGCAACTCATCACCGGAGGGCTGGTCTGGTACCTGGGAAAAACCTACGGGCCGGTGGGCGCGGGCTGGGGTTTTCTACTGACTGGCCTGCTGCTGACCATTCCCGGATTTTTATTCATCCTGAAACGGTTTACTCAAAAACAGTTGTGA
- a CDS encoding STN domain-containing protein: MTVYKRRKIRCAALAMLVGSVVVSGWSISLALGDKKPSKLITSSADKNIAKKTTLKQSFYPALTAREENLEAALQAETEANFPEIPLDEVMTYFSELHNVPVVIQAQDLGAIGLTPEEPIDTRLKNITFENALEQILDPLNLTYVVDRDLILITSQAKADATFKTRVYPVGDLCQTDDDYQALIAAIQKANLGIWERTGKSSQAINSAQNKKGTPNSEKDNGFFNIQGSVIVEVASPLQGDTSGKKHNPGSTHPNYTGTISAVPHSKSLVISQTYHTHKAIVELLTQLRKSRADQRGN; this comes from the coding sequence ATGACAGTATATAAGCGACGCAAGATCAGATGCGCCGCACTGGCAATGCTCGTCGGCAGCGTGGTCGTTTCCGGCTGGTCCATTAGCCTGGCTCTGGGAGATAAAAAACCATCCAAGCTGATAACCAGTTCAGCAGATAAGAACATCGCTAAAAAAACGACTCTGAAACAATCGTTTTACCCCGCGTTGACGGCACGCGAAGAAAATCTGGAGGCGGCACTGCAGGCAGAGACAGAAGCGAATTTCCCGGAGATTCCCTTGGATGAAGTCATGACCTATTTCAGTGAACTCCACAATGTTCCTGTTGTCATTCAGGCCCAGGACCTGGGAGCAATTGGTTTGACGCCTGAAGAGCCCATCGACACTCGACTCAAAAACATCACCTTTGAAAATGCATTGGAACAGATTCTGGATCCCCTCAATCTGACCTACGTAGTCGATCGGGATTTGATCCTGATTACTTCGCAAGCCAAAGCTGACGCAACCTTCAAAACACGCGTATATCCTGTGGGAGATCTCTGTCAGACGGATGATGATTACCAGGCCCTGATTGCAGCCATTCAGAAAGCAAACCTTGGCATCTGGGAACGCACTGGGAAATCATCTCAGGCAATCAATTCGGCTCAGAACAAAAAGGGAACTCCCAACTCTGAGAAAGATAACGGATTTTTCAACATCCAGGGGAGCGTCATCGTAGAAGTCGCCAGCCCGCTGCAGGGTGATACTTCAGGGAAAAAGCACAATCCCGGCAGTACGCATCCGAACTACACGGGTACGATTTCGGCGGTGCCTCATTCGAAATCTCTGGTCATCAGCCAGACGTACCATACCCACAAGGCAATCGTAGAACTTTTAACCCAACTCCGGAAATCCCGGGCTGATCAAAGAGGTAACTAG
- the rsmD gene encoding 16S rRNA (guanine(966)-N(2))-methyltransferase RsmD, with the protein MRIIAGKYRRRKLQANPGQTTRPITDFVKEVLFEWLGDSVKDKRVADIYAGTGSLGLEALSRGATSAVFIEQDWKAHELLKQNVAHVGVEADSLCWKTNALLSSFRPKNVPDFVPFDLIFFDPPYKMIDDLKPGSRLYESMQRLARDNVSSPDCRLLLRTPRDAEFEAPPEWQQYDLLQKSSMDIYFLKKQEPSA; encoded by the coding sequence GTGCGTATTATTGCTGGCAAATATCGTCGACGTAAATTACAGGCCAACCCCGGTCAGACCACCCGTCCCATCACCGACTTCGTCAAGGAAGTCCTTTTCGAATGGCTCGGAGATTCAGTCAAAGACAAGCGAGTGGCGGATATTTACGCCGGAACCGGATCTCTGGGACTGGAAGCACTCAGTCGCGGCGCGACCAGCGCCGTGTTCATCGAACAGGACTGGAAGGCTCATGAGTTGCTGAAACAGAATGTGGCGCACGTCGGCGTTGAAGCAGATTCCCTCTGCTGGAAGACCAACGCCCTGCTCTCGTCGTTCCGTCCCAAAAATGTGCCAGACTTCGTCCCCTTCGACCTGATCTTCTTCGATCCCCCTTACAAAATGATCGATGATCTCAAGCCCGGCTCCCGGCTGTATGAATCAATGCAGCGACTGGCCCGTGACAACGTTTCCAGCCCCGACTGTCGCCTGCTACTCCGCACGCCCCGCGATGCTGAGTTCGAGGCACCTCCGGAATGGCAGCAATACGACCTGCTGCAGAAGTCGAGCATGGATATCTACTTCCTGAAAAAGCAGGAACCATCGGCGTAA
- a CDS encoding efflux RND transporter permease subunit: MASFFEKRDPWGHSLSLWVVVLMIFITPVLFGVLREIRQENNVENWLPPDDPQSKVLQWHRDSFGIEDRVLVSWDGSSLTDLRAERLKHSLLGQKDAKGVRRGGSPYILDVATPQDAIQKMVDYHIDPDEAERRLKGVLIGTGMLKVRLSPAGKKRREQTIQELIATTKRELGIDLTVKPAFTPWVEMVDETEEGSVTDAPVEEPDEDQVDFKTLVEAIPEHDFQLIWPRMQAHSKQADQIKEIALSLRRPEILVGASTAADQEAKSDQPGEEPKLIEDCFFAIGTPIAVAISLSDTGDADHASAVAAIKTAAVAAGIPEENLHMGGRPVAGAALNRMVKESSWNTAYPLWQFHKRSVTLFSGLIGIALAFLMLRSVRLACLVLLVAYYTTFVAVSIIPMTGGTMNMVLVVMPTLLTVLTLSGSIHVANYWKHAAHVDMKTAVVKAVEMARAPCMMASLTTAIGLASLLTSPLSPVRDFGLYASIGCVVSLLMVLYGLPSLLQLWPAKPPKASEIDTRHWQAFGRGLSRHQWLVSFSCLAIFVAACYGFKWFRTETKVIRYFPDSSRVIQDYLFLEENLSGITPVDTVICFDEKAQEDLNFEERVELVRNIERKIAEHPEISGTISLADFRPVSEPLPKDASTFQKLRHAKRVNETERRVRESLKKEKSGEVNLEGDTVKSFLNIADHTADLEQETANGARMVDIQKGDEMWRITAQVAIMTDLNYADLTNELNQVTQSVLRDHAGTTHLVTGTIPLFLRTQQAVLESLIKSFGLAFAVIAVVMMVLLRSPTAGLITMLPNLMPIGVIFGLLSWMHVAVDIGTMITASVALGIAVDGTLHLLTWFKIGIEEGKTKSEAVAAALGHCGPAMWQTSAVVAISLAMLYPAELLLVSRFGILMCALITAALLADIIFLPALLAGPLGTLIVNSQKREQKATEKHPLLQEGKESKPHLSHVVKRAQSEQSFET, encoded by the coding sequence ATGGCTTCGTTTTTTGAAAAACGCGATCCATGGGGACACAGTCTATCTTTGTGGGTTGTGGTTCTGATGATCTTCATCACTCCAGTGCTGTTTGGAGTGTTGCGGGAGATCCGCCAGGAAAACAACGTTGAGAACTGGCTCCCCCCTGATGATCCACAGTCAAAAGTTCTGCAGTGGCATCGCGACAGCTTCGGTATAGAAGATCGCGTGCTGGTCTCCTGGGATGGCAGTTCGCTGACGGACTTGCGCGCCGAGCGACTGAAGCATTCCTTGCTGGGGCAGAAAGATGCCAAAGGCGTTCGTCGAGGTGGTTCACCCTACATTCTGGACGTCGCAACTCCCCAGGATGCGATTCAGAAGATGGTGGATTACCACATCGACCCTGATGAAGCAGAGCGTCGCCTGAAGGGGGTTCTGATCGGGACGGGGATGCTTAAGGTACGTTTGAGCCCTGCCGGTAAAAAACGACGAGAACAGACGATTCAGGAACTGATCGCAACTACAAAACGCGAACTGGGCATCGATCTGACTGTCAAACCCGCTTTCACTCCCTGGGTGGAGATGGTTGATGAGACGGAAGAAGGCAGCGTTACTGATGCACCCGTGGAAGAGCCGGACGAAGATCAGGTCGACTTTAAGACGCTGGTCGAGGCGATCCCCGAACACGATTTTCAGTTAATCTGGCCGCGGATGCAGGCCCATTCTAAGCAGGCCGACCAGATCAAAGAAATCGCTCTGTCTTTAAGACGTCCCGAGATCCTGGTTGGGGCTTCAACTGCTGCGGACCAGGAAGCGAAAAGCGATCAGCCAGGTGAAGAACCCAAGCTCATTGAAGACTGTTTTTTCGCGATTGGTACTCCCATCGCAGTGGCGATTTCACTCTCTGACACAGGCGATGCCGACCATGCTTCGGCAGTTGCAGCCATTAAAACAGCTGCCGTTGCTGCAGGTATTCCGGAAGAAAACCTCCACATGGGGGGACGCCCGGTTGCGGGGGCTGCTCTGAACCGGATGGTAAAAGAGTCCTCCTGGAATACGGCGTATCCTCTGTGGCAGTTCCATAAACGCTCGGTGACGCTGTTCTCCGGACTGATCGGAATTGCCCTGGCATTCCTGATGCTGCGGAGTGTGCGACTGGCCTGCCTGGTGCTGCTGGTCGCCTATTACACGACGTTTGTCGCGGTTTCCATCATTCCCATGACGGGCGGCACGATGAATATGGTGCTGGTCGTTATGCCGACACTATTGACCGTACTAACGCTGTCTGGGTCGATTCACGTTGCGAATTACTGGAAGCACGCAGCCCATGTAGATATGAAAACCGCTGTCGTTAAAGCAGTGGAGATGGCACGGGCTCCCTGTATGATGGCAAGTCTGACAACAGCCATTGGTCTGGCTTCACTGCTGACCAGCCCGCTATCACCAGTTCGCGATTTTGGCCTCTACGCTTCGATCGGCTGTGTGGTTTCCCTGCTGATGGTGCTCTACGGTCTGCCTTCGTTACTCCAGTTATGGCCGGCTAAACCGCCGAAAGCTTCCGAGATCGATACCCGACACTGGCAGGCGTTCGGGCGGGGACTGTCACGGCACCAGTGGCTGGTTTCGTTCTCCTGCCTGGCGATTTTTGTTGCTGCCTGTTACGGGTTCAAATGGTTCCGGACCGAGACCAAAGTGATCCGGTATTTTCCCGACTCTTCCCGCGTGATTCAGGACTACCTGTTTCTGGAAGAGAACCTGTCGGGGATTACCCCCGTCGATACCGTGATCTGTTTCGATGAAAAAGCACAGGAAGATCTGAACTTTGAAGAACGTGTCGAACTGGTGCGAAACATCGAGCGGAAAATCGCCGAACATCCTGAGATCAGCGGTACGATCTCGCTGGCTGATTTTCGTCCCGTCTCTGAACCACTGCCCAAAGATGCAAGTACCTTCCAGAAACTGCGTCACGCAAAACGGGTGAACGAAACCGAACGCCGCGTTCGCGAGAGCCTGAAAAAGGAAAAATCAGGCGAAGTAAACCTGGAAGGGGATACCGTAAAATCATTCCTGAATATTGCCGACCATACTGCGGATCTGGAGCAGGAGACTGCTAACGGCGCACGAATGGTCGACATTCAGAAGGGCGACGAAATGTGGCGGATCACCGCACAGGTCGCCATTATGACCGATCTCAACTATGCAGATCTAACGAATGAATTGAACCAGGTAACGCAGTCTGTCTTACGTGATCATGCCGGGACGACGCATCTGGTGACCGGAACGATTCCCCTGTTTCTGCGAACCCAGCAGGCTGTATTGGAGAGCTTGATCAAAAGCTTTGGGCTGGCCTTTGCTGTCATCGCCGTGGTGATGATGGTACTGCTGCGGAGTCCGACAGCAGGTCTGATTACGATGTTACCGAACCTGATGCCCATCGGTGTGATCTTCGGGCTGTTGTCCTGGATGCACGTGGCTGTGGATATTGGAACGATGATTACCGCATCCGTCGCTCTGGGGATCGCTGTGGACGGCACTCTGCATCTACTGACCTGGTTCAAAATCGGAATCGAAGAAGGTAAAACCAAGAGTGAAGCGGTGGCTGCAGCGTTGGGGCATTGTGGCCCTGCGATGTGGCAGACCAGTGCCGTGGTGGCGATCAGCCTGGCGATGCTCTATCCGGCTGAATTGCTGCTGGTAAGTCGCTTCGGCATTCTCATGTGTGCTCTGATTACCGCAGCACTGCTGGCCGACATCATCTTCCTACCCGCACTGCTGGCTGGCCCCTTGGGAACGCTGATTGTGAACTCGCAGAAACGAGAGCAGAAAGCGACTGAGAAACATCCGCTGTTACAGGAAGGGAAAGAGTCAAAGCCTCATCTTTCACATGTGGTCAAGCGGGCTCAGTCTGAACAGTCTTTCGAGACGTAA
- a CDS encoding rhamnogalacturonan acetylesterase — protein MKITRFPVVLLLSFLIHIPVFTRSSLEAAEPALRIMLIGDSTVSDYHKRPKDKPDLTGWGQVFGEYFNDDVTILNRALSGRSSSSFIREGRWKDALEEKADYLFIQFGHNDCPGKGDRETDPASTYQDYLKKYIDEARAAGMQPVLVTPMTRRVFENGKIRTILRPYAEAMLKVGHEKNVPVIDLHQKSVTLFNQLGDAGSAYFSPSKDDRTHFSGKGAREIARLVVEEIPAKVPSLKPYLKQPAP, from the coding sequence ATGAAAATCACCAGATTCCCTGTCGTACTGCTCCTGAGTTTTCTCATCCACATTCCGGTCTTCACGAGAAGCAGCCTTGAAGCCGCTGAGCCAGCCCTCCGCATCATGCTGATCGGCGACTCAACAGTCTCGGATTATCATAAACGTCCCAAAGACAAACCAGACCTCACCGGCTGGGGACAGGTCTTCGGCGAATATTTCAACGATGATGTGACCATTCTGAACCGGGCCCTCTCCGGCCGCAGCTCCAGCAGTTTCATCCGCGAAGGACGCTGGAAAGATGCACTCGAAGAAAAAGCGGATTACCTCTTCATCCAGTTCGGCCACAACGACTGTCCCGGCAAAGGTGATCGGGAAACTGATCCCGCATCGACCTATCAGGACTATCTCAAAAAATATATCGATGAAGCCCGCGCCGCTGGGATGCAGCCGGTTCTGGTTACTCCCATGACACGTCGTGTATTTGAAAACGGAAAGATCAGAACCATTCTCCGTCCTTACGCCGAAGCCATGCTCAAAGTCGGCCATGAAAAAAATGTACCCGTCATCGACCTGCACCAGAAAAGCGTCACCCTGTTTAATCAGTTGGGAGATGCAGGCAGTGCATACTTCAGCCCCAGCAAAGATGACCGCACTCATTTCTCAGGGAAAGGCGCCCGCGAGATCGCCCGGCTCGTTGTGGAAGAGATTCCAGCCAAAGTCCCCAGTCTGAAACCATACCTCAAGCAGCCAGCTCCCTGA
- a CDS encoding sialidase family protein, whose translation MKTRSLLCLVLGLLTIGPASLTADDSAPLTYEVDLRTVREGFDGKTCWVQARAGAIPQSGDFPATVVLTMQKLLLTGSDVFYALNEMRTTDGKNWIGPIKHETLARRRLSDTREIAICDFTPGWHAKTKKLLGTGHSVRYENNKVMHVRKRSVAYSVYNQQDHTWSDWTTMSMPDESRFEDCGAGSAQRWDLQDGTILLPVYFKPKKEKQYSTTVVLCDFDGEKLTYKKHGSTHTVPVKRGLYEPSITKFQQKYYLTMRNDDKGYVSVSDDGLNYTEPVVWKFDDGEELGNYNTQQHWVTHSDGLFLVYTRRGANNDHVFRHRAPLFMAEVDPATLRVNRSTERIIVPEKGARMGNFAVVNISPSETWVVVAEWMQPIGIEKYGSNNRVYTSRIKWSRPSKTE comes from the coding sequence ATGAAAACACGCAGCCTGCTCTGTCTCGTATTAGGCCTGTTGACCATCGGCCCGGCTTCACTTACCGCAGACGACTCAGCACCACTCACCTATGAAGTCGACCTGAGAACCGTGCGGGAAGGCTTTGACGGCAAGACCTGCTGGGTGCAGGCCCGCGCGGGTGCGATTCCCCAGTCGGGCGATTTTCCGGCAACCGTGGTCCTCACAATGCAGAAGCTGCTTTTGACCGGTTCGGATGTGTTCTATGCTCTGAATGAAATGCGGACCACCGATGGCAAAAACTGGATTGGCCCCATCAAACACGAGACCCTGGCCCGTCGCCGGCTGTCTGACACGCGTGAGATCGCCATTTGTGATTTCACTCCAGGCTGGCACGCGAAGACCAAAAAACTGTTAGGGACCGGACACTCGGTCCGCTACGAAAACAACAAAGTCATGCACGTTCGCAAGCGGAGCGTTGCCTACTCGGTGTACAATCAGCAGGACCACACCTGGTCTGACTGGACGACGATGAGCATGCCTGACGAATCCCGCTTCGAAGACTGCGGTGCCGGCTCTGCGCAGCGCTGGGATCTACAGGATGGCACGATCCTGCTTCCCGTTTACTTCAAGCCAAAAAAAGAAAAGCAGTACAGCACCACTGTAGTCCTCTGTGACTTTGACGGTGAGAAACTGACTTACAAAAAGCATGGCAGCACACATACGGTGCCGGTGAAGCGGGGCTTGTATGAACCGTCTATCACAAAATTCCAGCAGAAGTATTACCTGACAATGCGCAATGATGATAAGGGCTACGTCTCCGTCAGTGATGACGGCCTGAACTATACCGAGCCGGTCGTCTGGAAATTTGATGATGGCGAGGAACTGGGCAACTACAACACGCAGCAGCACTGGGTCACGCACAGCGACGGGCTCTTTCTGGTCTACACCCGTCGCGGTGCGAACAACGATCATGTCTTCCGGCACCGGGCGCCCCTGTTCATGGCAGAAGTCGATCCCGCAACACTCCGTGTCAATCGGAGTACCGAACGGATCATCGTCCCAGAAAAAGGGGCCCGCATGGGTAACTTCGCCGTCGTCAACATCAGCCCCTCTGAAACCTGGGTCGTTGTTGCCGAGTGGATGCAGCCGATCGGCATCGAAAAATATGGCAGCAACAATCGGGTCTACACATCCCGAATCAAATGGTCTCGTCCATCTAAAACGGAATAA